The Algiphilus sp. genome contains a region encoding:
- a CDS encoding cupin domain-containing protein, producing MQSLITTLAAAAALAFSASALAEGMQVSKNGSRDGMLAPDAHFTGTAYVQMLFDAEGAARSNGASVTFLPGARSNWHTHPGGQVLIVTDGTGWVQEAGGERVVMQPGDVIVTPPGVKHWHGATATTAVTHHAIQQFADGSNVVWQEAVTDAQYAGDAE from the coding sequence ATGCAATCGCTGATCACCACACTGGCCGCCGCCGCAGCGCTCGCCTTCTCCGCAAGCGCCCTGGCCGAGGGCATGCAGGTCTCGAAGAACGGCAGCCGTGACGGCATGCTGGCGCCGGACGCGCACTTCACCGGCACGGCCTACGTCCAGATGCTCTTCGACGCCGAGGGCGCCGCGCGCTCGAACGGTGCCTCGGTGACCTTCCTGCCCGGCGCGCGCTCGAACTGGCACACCCATCCGGGCGGCCAGGTGCTGATCGTCACCGACGGCACCGGCTGGGTGCAGGAAGCGGGCGGCGAGCGCGTCGTGATGCAGCCGGGCGACGTCATCGTGACGCCGCCGGGCGTGAAGCACTGGCACGGCGCCACCGCGACCACCGCGGTCACCCACCACGCCATCCAGCAGTTCGCCGACGGCAGCAACGTCGTCTGGCAGGAGGCCGTGACCGACGCCCAGTACGCGGGCGACGCGGAATGA
- a CDS encoding SDR family oxidoreductase, with the protein MTDNIQGKVVVITGASSGNGEATARHLAERGAIVVLGARRKERIEKLAADLTAAGHKAMAIETDVTDREQVSRLVDTAVESFGRIDVLLNNAGLMPLAPMERRKVDEWDTMIDVNLKGTLYGIAAALPHMQAKKSGHIINVSSVYGHKLGPDATVYCATKFGVRALSEGLRQEMTPYNIRTTVISPGAVATELLDRIGEQDIREQTQDFVSKIAIPAESFARMVAFAVNEPEDVDVNEILFRPTAQPI; encoded by the coding sequence ATGACTGACAACATCCAGGGCAAGGTCGTCGTGATCACCGGCGCCAGCAGCGGCAACGGCGAAGCCACCGCGCGCCATCTCGCCGAGCGCGGCGCCATCGTCGTGCTCGGCGCGCGTCGCAAGGAGCGCATCGAGAAGCTGGCCGCCGACCTGACCGCGGCAGGCCACAAGGCCATGGCCATCGAGACCGATGTCACCGACCGCGAGCAGGTCAGCCGGCTGGTCGACACCGCGGTGGAAAGCTTCGGCAGGATCGATGTCCTGCTCAACAATGCCGGCCTGATGCCGCTCGCGCCGATGGAGCGCCGCAAGGTCGATGAGTGGGACACCATGATCGACGTCAATCTCAAGGGCACGCTCTACGGGATTGCCGCCGCGCTGCCGCACATGCAGGCAAAGAAGTCCGGGCACATCATCAACGTCTCCTCGGTGTACGGGCACAAGCTCGGGCCCGACGCCACGGTGTACTGCGCCACCAAGTTCGGCGTTCGCGCGCTGTCCGAGGGCCTGCGGCAGGAGATGACGCCGTACAACATCCGCACCACCGTGATCTCGCCCGGCGCGGTGGCCACGGAACTGCTCGACCGCATAGGCGAACAGGACATCCGCGAGCAGACCCAGGACTTCGTCAGCAAGATCGCCATCCCCGCCGAGAGCTTCGCGCGGATGGTGGCCTTCGCCGTCAACGAGCCCGAGGACGTCGACGTCAACGAGATCCTGTTCCGCCCCACCGCGCAGCCCATCTGA
- a CDS encoding cyclophilin-like fold protein: MTPSGHDADAATAAARDPRIRIVVAGTVLPATLADSAAARAFAAMLPLDCSLADFHATEKIADLPARLPTDDAPHGVDAASGDIAYYAPWGNLALFYRDFGHARGLVRLGRITGDVAVLASPGPLPARIERVTPAD; this comes from the coding sequence ATGACGCCGAGCGGCCACGACGCCGACGCTGCCACCGCGGCCGCGCGCGATCCGCGCATCCGCATCGTCGTCGCCGGCACGGTGCTGCCGGCGACGCTGGCGGACAGCGCTGCCGCGCGCGCCTTCGCGGCCATGCTGCCGCTGGATTGCAGCCTCGCCGACTTCCACGCCACCGAGAAGATCGCCGACCTGCCCGCCCGCCTGCCGACCGACGACGCGCCGCACGGCGTCGATGCGGCGAGCGGGGACATCGCCTACTACGCCCCGTGGGGGAACCTGGCGCTGTTCTACCGCGACTTCGGCCACGCCCGCGGGCTGGTCCGGCTCGGGCGGATCACGGGCGACGTCGCGGTGCTGGCTTCGCCGGGGCCGCTGCCGGCGCGCATCGAGCGGGTCACGCCCGCCGACTGA
- a CDS encoding cupin domain-containing protein, with the protein MHAIHRNGSRPSSKGPAECFSGEVRIDPLFQSAEPARASGASVTFEPGARTAWHTHPLGQTLIVTAGCGLVQCEGEAAQVVRPGDVVQCPPNEKHWHGAMPETAMTHIAVQEALDGKVVEWMEKVTDADYRAATDTLT; encoded by the coding sequence ATGCATGCCATCCACCGCAACGGCTCGCGACCGTCCAGCAAGGGCCCGGCCGAGTGTTTCAGCGGCGAGGTGCGCATCGACCCGCTGTTCCAGTCGGCGGAGCCGGCGCGCGCGTCCGGTGCCAGTGTCACCTTCGAGCCCGGTGCCCGTACCGCCTGGCACACCCACCCGCTCGGCCAGACCCTGATCGTCACCGCCGGCTGCGGGCTGGTGCAGTGCGAGGGTGAAGCCGCGCAGGTCGTCCGACCCGGCGACGTCGTGCAGTGCCCGCCCAACGAGAAGCACTGGCACGGCGCCATGCCGGAAACCGCGATGACCCATATCGCCGTGCAGGAAGCGCTCGATGGCAAGGTCGTCGAGTGGATGGAGAAGGTCACCGACGCCGACTACCGCGCTGCCACGGACACGCTGACGTGA